A genomic window from Candidatus Pelagisphaera phototrophica includes:
- a CDS encoding carbohydrate-binding family 9-like protein, with protein sequence MAKNNFYFPLIIVIGLFFTSCTLRDADTSDQILKSYEIAFTQSSIVIDGKLNEGAWKSVPPVDDFQFPWWTEGKKEKTKAKLLWDDRYLYVSFVCKDSHIWAEHTDRDSPVYKDDCVEIFTSPNPDNLMDYFNIEMNVKGISLDFQHPEGPGSKVSWDPDIRIATSIVGTLNDDSDTDSLWTLEVAIPFAAFSHVAKNTPPKPGDDWRLNLHRLGGQTNFQYSQWNPSKSDKVLFHAPEFFGRVTFVK encoded by the coding sequence ATGGCTAAAAACAACTTCTACTTTCCTTTGATCATCGTAATAGGTCTATTTTTCACCTCGTGCACTCTCCGCGATGCCGATACGTCCGATCAAATATTGAAATCGTATGAAATCGCCTTCACCCAATCCTCCATCGTCATCGATGGTAAATTAAACGAGGGCGCTTGGAAGTCCGTACCACCTGTCGACGATTTTCAGTTCCCCTGGTGGACGGAGGGAAAAAAGGAGAAAACGAAGGCCAAACTTTTGTGGGACGATCGATACCTATATGTCAGTTTTGTCTGCAAGGACTCTCACATCTGGGCCGAACATACTGATCGCGACTCGCCCGTCTACAAAGACGATTGCGTCGAAATTTTCACCTCCCCCAACCCTGACAATTTGATGGACTACTTCAATATCGAGATGAACGTAAAAGGCATATCTCTCGACTTCCAACATCCGGAAGGTCCGGGTAGCAAAGTCTCCTGGGATCCAGACATTCGAATTGCCACCTCGATCGTTGGTACGCTCAATGACGATTCAGACACCGACAGTCTTTGGACCCTCGAAGTCGCCATTCCTTTCGCGGCATTTTCCCACGTCGCTAAAAACACTCCACCTAAACCCGGCGATGATTGGCGTCTCAACCTCCATCGCCTCGGCGGACAGACCAATTTCCAATACAGCCAATGGAATCCCTCGAAATCTGATAAGGTGCTCTTCCACGCTCCGGAGTTTTTCGGCCGAGTAACTTTCGTTAAATAA
- a CDS encoding cyclase family protein, with the protein MKFRCFIPSLLVFQLVSNSCLQAQNENQLTQNDILAMVEELSNWGRWGVDDQLGAINLITPQKRQEAAKLVQLGISVSLARDVETELAADNPNPFQHKMLSDGLNLHAQWCSDNFSVSYHGFAHSHIDSLCHYVHEQTLYNGISAKVVTPEGAKKLDVHNLKNGVFTRGILIDGPALKGVDYLEPGTAIYPSDLDAWEKKIGVKSARGDVVLIYTGRWARREAVGPWNGTQAGLHATSARWLRERDISVLGSDGGSEVSPSGIPGVNSPIHLLMLHSMGVHMLDNLDLEELSQKTKELKRWDFLITFAPLAVEGGTGSPLNPIAIF; encoded by the coding sequence ATGAAATTTCGATGCTTCATCCCTTCTCTCCTAGTATTTCAGCTCGTATCTAATAGTTGCCTACAAGCGCAAAACGAAAATCAGCTCACTCAAAACGACATCCTCGCCATGGTAGAGGAATTGTCCAATTGGGGTCGCTGGGGCGTGGACGACCAGTTGGGAGCCATCAATCTTATAACGCCTCAAAAACGCCAAGAGGCCGCTAAACTCGTTCAACTCGGAATATCCGTTTCCCTCGCTCGGGATGTCGAAACAGAGCTTGCCGCCGACAACCCGAATCCGTTCCAGCACAAAATGCTTTCCGATGGTCTAAACTTGCATGCCCAGTGGTGCTCGGATAACTTCTCCGTTTCCTACCATGGATTCGCCCACTCCCACATCGATTCACTCTGCCACTACGTTCACGAACAAACTCTTTACAACGGGATCTCCGCCAAAGTGGTGACTCCAGAGGGCGCAAAGAAACTCGACGTACACAATCTGAAGAACGGCGTCTTTACTCGTGGGATTCTTATAGACGGTCCCGCTCTGAAAGGAGTCGACTACCTGGAACCTGGAACCGCGATTTATCCAAGCGACTTAGACGCTTGGGAAAAAAAGATAGGCGTCAAAAGCGCTAGAGGCGATGTCGTCCTCATCTACACCGGCAGATGGGCGAGGCGTGAAGCCGTTGGCCCCTGGAACGGTACCCAGGCCGGACTGCATGCTACCTCCGCTCGCTGGCTGAGGGAACGCGACATCTCCGTTCTGGGAAGCGATGGTGGCAGCGAAGTATCACCTTCAGGAATACCAGGCGTGAACAGCCCTATTCATCTTCTAATGCTACACTCTATGGGGGTTCACATGCTAGACAATCTCGATCTTGAAGAGCTCAGTCAGAAAACGAAAGAGCTCAAGCGATGGGACTTTCTAATCACCTTCGCTCCACTCGCAGTCGAAGGGGGAACGGGTTCACCCCTTAACCCGATAGCCATTTTTTAA
- a CDS encoding S8 family peptidase — translation MKYRLALLVAILALVYFGGRYAYDGVFQAEDPKDTSWTENKDPTPMPDFVELAESHPFENKGTYTLPEFSPPDGLAKRGELLVSFADPQSYRYFLGSSDHNRIRIIDRNDLLNSIRLGVHNEEAASRIRDLAGSDASFDYNYVVAAPNSPQPSPSRRAGVPFENQALEWLGVPREHEDWGQGVKIAILDTGVAEHFILGDKSIERKILVESTENPDSEYNGHGTAIASILIGEDGLGIAPAADLISIQVMDSDGLGDSFTLAEGIIEAVDSGVSVISMSLGSYGYTRVLDDAVAYALSRGVALVASAGNDGGNMVPYPAQFQGVIGVGAIDADSKRAEFSNYSPSVDIAAPGVGVFAAWGDEEWISFSGTSAAAPYVSGSIAATLSLNPSLGPQEAADLLLQYADDGGAPGVDVETGNGTLNIDRVLSRDEPNIYDAAVGDFYLDYSQATASAIPLLVTVENRGTERLNSVSMEIVQNGGFPQKVYLGSLLENETTAHTIYLDRTQLAPEFGYTIQAETIISGREDSRSDNDAKSGSLVIATEEP, via the coding sequence ATGAAGTATCGCCTTGCGTTACTGGTAGCCATTTTGGCGCTTGTCTATTTCGGAGGCCGGTATGCTTACGACGGTGTTTTTCAGGCCGAAGATCCAAAGGATACCTCTTGGACAGAAAACAAGGACCCAACCCCAATGCCTGACTTTGTTGAACTCGCAGAATCGCATCCATTTGAAAACAAAGGCACTTATACATTGCCTGAGTTCTCACCACCAGATGGATTGGCAAAACGGGGCGAACTTCTAGTGTCTTTTGCAGATCCGCAATCCTATCGGTATTTTCTAGGTTCCTCCGATCACAATCGTATCCGAATTATTGATAGAAACGACCTTCTTAATTCTATTCGCCTCGGCGTTCACAACGAAGAAGCGGCTAGTCGAATCCGTGACCTAGCCGGAAGCGATGCGTCCTTTGACTATAACTACGTCGTTGCGGCACCCAATAGTCCGCAACCTTCTCCAAGCAGAAGAGCGGGTGTTCCATTCGAAAACCAGGCTCTCGAATGGCTAGGCGTTCCTAGAGAACACGAAGATTGGGGCCAAGGCGTCAAGATCGCGATCCTCGATACCGGCGTAGCCGAGCACTTTATTCTAGGGGATAAAAGCATCGAGCGAAAAATACTGGTCGAGTCTACTGAAAACCCCGATTCCGAGTACAACGGCCATGGCACCGCTATCGCATCAATCCTAATTGGAGAAGATGGTCTCGGAATCGCGCCTGCTGCGGACTTGATCAGTATCCAAGTCATGGATTCTGATGGCCTTGGCGATAGCTTTACTTTAGCCGAGGGCATTATTGAAGCGGTCGACTCGGGAGTATCCGTTATCAGCATGAGCCTTGGAAGCTACGGGTACACTCGAGTTCTCGACGACGCGGTCGCCTATGCCTTATCAAGGGGAGTCGCCCTGGTCGCGTCAGCAGGCAATGACGGGGGCAACATGGTTCCTTACCCTGCCCAGTTTCAAGGTGTGATCGGGGTCGGGGCCATCGATGCGGATAGTAAGCGAGCGGAGTTTTCCAACTATAGTCCCTCGGTAGATATTGCGGCTCCGGGTGTGGGGGTCTTCGCGGCCTGGGGTGATGAAGAATGGATCAGTTTCTCCGGAACATCGGCCGCCGCCCCCTATGTTTCCGGCAGTATTGCGGCCACTCTTTCCCTCAATCCGAGCCTCGGCCCTCAGGAAGCCGCAGATCTTCTTCTCCAATATGCAGACGATGGCGGTGCTCCCGGTGTGGATGTCGAGACCGGAAATGGAACCCTGAATATAGATCGGGTTTTAAGTCGCGACGAGCCCAACATTTACGACGCAGCTGTCGGCGATTTCTATTTAGACTACTCGCAAGCAACCGCATCCGCCATCCCCCTTCTCGTAACTGTAGAAAACCGAGGGACCGAACGACTCAATAGCGTGTCCATGGAAATCGTCCAGAACGGCGGTTTCCCACAAAAAGTCTACCTCGGCAGCCTTCTCGAGAACGAAACAACCGCACACACGATTTACCTGGATAGAACCCAGCTCGCCCCGGAATTCGGCTACACAATACAAGCAGAGACTATCATCTCTGGACGAGAGGATTCCCGGTCAGACAATGACGCCAAATCAGGATCGCTGGTCATCGCCACCGAGGAACCTTAG
- a CDS encoding sulfatase family protein has translation MSIHIHTEYLDNTLMKKTRIPMNTLWHFLKISACIAALACFSQRAASKPNIVFIMSDDHTWQAIGSYGSHLKEVAPTANIDRLVDEGILLKNVFCTNSICTPSRATILSGQYSHKNGVLTLADTWNRDHQPNLAVEMQRAGYETAIVGKWHLHSEPVGFDYYKVLPGQGLYFNPLLKEKGKPWKDANQGGEVHEGHSSDVIGNETLKWLREKRTDDKPFFLMCHFKAPHGLWEYAPRFKDLYADTDIPEPHSLFEDNSDRSDGSRNFGSTVGPTNQIRNRVTRMQSKIWPNGPLDISGMDEKAQTRAAYQRYLKDYLRCVAGIDENVGRILDYLDQAGLAKDTLVVYTGDQGMMLGEHDRVDKRWAFEESMRMPFIVRYPKEINANSINKDIINNTDFAPTLLDFAGGKAPPEMQGQSFRRNLAGKTPRNWRRDTYYRYWMHRAHHDTPAHYALRTERYKLIFYYGLPLHPTLNAIAANETEVVTEANMHMISSWDISKAKPTPAGLELYDLEKDPYEQQNVYGDPVYAEVAAKLKQRLLALKKEVGDIDEPYPELMTRREKAWRN, from the coding sequence ATGTCTATTCACATCCACACCGAATATCTGGATAACACTTTGATGAAGAAAACTCGCATTCCCATGAACACCTTATGGCATTTCTTAAAGATTAGCGCGTGCATCGCTGCCCTTGCCTGTTTCTCGCAACGCGCCGCATCCAAACCTAACATCGTTTTCATCATGTCGGACGACCATACTTGGCAAGCGATTGGCAGCTACGGCAGCCACCTGAAAGAAGTTGCCCCCACCGCAAATATTGACCGACTGGTCGACGAAGGCATTCTTCTTAAAAACGTCTTCTGCACGAATTCCATCTGCACACCCAGCCGTGCTACCATACTGAGTGGACAATACAGTCACAAAAATGGAGTCCTTACACTCGCCGATACATGGAATCGAGACCACCAACCCAACCTAGCCGTCGAAATGCAGAGAGCGGGTTACGAGACCGCGATTGTTGGCAAATGGCACCTGCATTCTGAACCGGTCGGCTTCGACTACTACAAAGTGCTCCCTGGCCAGGGTCTCTATTTTAACCCTCTGCTCAAAGAAAAAGGTAAGCCATGGAAAGACGCTAATCAGGGAGGAGAAGTACACGAGGGCCACTCCAGCGATGTCATAGGCAACGAGACCCTGAAGTGGCTCCGGGAAAAAAGAACAGACGACAAGCCCTTCTTCCTCATGTGCCACTTCAAGGCGCCCCACGGTTTATGGGAGTACGCTCCTCGCTTTAAGGACCTGTATGCAGACACGGATATACCAGAGCCTCATTCCCTTTTTGAGGACAATTCCGATCGCTCCGATGGATCTCGTAACTTCGGAAGTACCGTTGGCCCCACAAACCAGATACGTAACCGCGTCACTCGGATGCAGTCTAAAATCTGGCCTAACGGCCCTCTTGACATATCCGGAATGGACGAGAAAGCCCAAACCCGTGCCGCCTATCAACGCTATCTAAAAGACTACTTGCGATGCGTCGCCGGCATTGACGAAAACGTCGGTCGCATTCTCGATTACTTAGATCAAGCTGGGCTGGCTAAGGACACGCTTGTTGTATATACCGGTGATCAAGGTATGATGCTCGGCGAGCATGATCGCGTCGACAAGCGCTGGGCATTCGAAGAATCCATGCGCATGCCGTTCATCGTCCGCTACCCAAAGGAAATTAACGCCAATAGCATCAACAAAGACATCATTAACAACACGGACTTCGCCCCAACTTTACTTGACTTCGCTGGCGGCAAAGCGCCGCCGGAAATGCAAGGGCAGTCCTTTCGCAGAAACCTAGCCGGCAAAACTCCCCGAAACTGGAGGCGTGATACCTACTACCGATACTGGATGCATCGCGCTCACCACGACACTCCAGCTCACTACGCCCTTAGAACCGAACGCTACAAACTTATATTCTATTACGGTCTTCCCCTTCACCCAACCCTCAATGCCATAGCTGCAAATGAAACCGAAGTTGTGACCGAGGCCAACATGCATATGATTTCCTCATGGGATATTTCCAAGGCCAAGCCCACGCCTGCCGGACTGGAACTCTACGATTTGGAAAAAGATCCCTATGAACAGCAAAACGTTTACGGAGACCCTGTTTACGCTGAAGTTGCCGCAAAACTCAAACAGAGACTTCTCGCTCTGAAAAAGGAAGTTGGCGACATCGACGAACCCTATCCGGAGCTCATGACTCGACGAGAAAAAGCATGGCGAAACTAG
- a CDS encoding Dabb family protein — MLTRFALLISILAMTFGCSSDPDSESASSKVPLLRHVVLFKFKDEATDAQVGKIVDAFGELPSKIPSIVEYQWGTDVSIEGKANGFTHCFLVSFADDSGRAEYLPHPDHKAFVDLLLPSLDKVTVVDFFATDSQGATDTDGKLRHVVLFDFKEGMTEKSQEAIETKFTSLPGDISEIAAYEWGFNNSPEGLDDGYSHCFLVTFEDEVGRGVYIPHPSHKEFGGIVRPNVEKVLVFDFYNGK, encoded by the coding sequence ATGTTGACTCGATTTGCCCTTTTAATTTCTATTCTTGCTATGACTTTTGGTTGCTCTTCCGATCCTGACTCAGAATCCGCCTCAAGCAAGGTGCCGCTACTGCGACATGTCGTACTCTTTAAGTTCAAGGATGAGGCAACCGATGCCCAGGTGGGTAAGATAGTGGACGCCTTTGGGGAGTTGCCCTCAAAGATTCCGTCGATTGTCGAGTATCAGTGGGGTACCGATGTGAGCATTGAAGGAAAGGCCAATGGGTTCACGCACTGTTTTCTAGTGAGTTTTGCTGATGATTCGGGCCGGGCAGAGTACTTGCCACATCCGGATCATAAAGCGTTTGTCGATCTGCTGCTTCCTTCTCTGGACAAGGTAACGGTGGTCGACTTTTTTGCTACGGACTCGCAGGGGGCGACTGATACGGATGGAAAGCTGCGCCATGTTGTGCTTTTTGATTTCAAAGAAGGAATGACCGAAAAATCGCAGGAAGCGATCGAGACGAAATTCACTTCCTTGCCGGGGGATATCTCAGAGATCGCTGCTTACGAGTGGGGCTTTAATAACAGTCCGGAAGGATTGGATGATGGATACAGCCATTGCTTTCTGGTCACTTTTGAGGACGAAGTGGGCCGAGGTGTGTACATCCCGCATCCGTCCCACAAAGAGTTTGGCGGAATCGTGCGACCCAATGTCGAGAAAGTACTCGTATTCGATTTCTACAACGGAAAGTAG
- a CDS encoding HAD-IA family hydrolase, with protein MSQKFEAFLFDLDGTLVDSNGIVERVMKAWCQQNGVSYSEIKDRSHGSRSVDTVAAVAPHLDAVQAAADIEAEERGELADLREIEGARSFLSQVPQGRWGIATSSYLLTAKAKLRAASIPIPSVLVAADGVLEGKPHPEAYLKASMELGYRPEDCLVFEDSETGVRSALNAGCRVFAVGSSLVMNESRIVGRGASFSELQLLVDRDGRLEIVLDSTLV; from the coding sequence ATGTCGCAGAAATTTGAAGCGTTCCTATTTGATCTCGATGGGACTTTAGTGGACTCGAATGGAATTGTTGAGCGAGTCATGAAAGCATGGTGCCAGCAAAATGGGGTTTCGTATTCTGAGATAAAAGACCGTAGTCACGGGTCGAGATCGGTCGACACGGTTGCGGCAGTGGCTCCCCATCTCGACGCGGTGCAGGCGGCGGCTGATATCGAGGCGGAAGAGCGCGGGGAGCTGGCTGACCTCAGGGAGATAGAAGGAGCCCGAAGTTTCCTTTCTCAGGTACCGCAGGGTCGATGGGGAATTGCGACGTCAAGCTACCTTCTCACGGCCAAGGCAAAGCTGCGGGCGGCAAGCATTCCGATACCAAGTGTACTGGTTGCGGCGGATGGAGTGCTAGAGGGGAAGCCTCATCCAGAGGCTTACTTGAAGGCGTCAATGGAGCTTGGGTACCGTCCGGAAGACTGCTTGGTTTTCGAGGATTCTGAGACGGGTGTGCGGTCCGCCCTGAATGCAGGATGTCGCGTTTTCGCCGTGGGGAGTTCGTTGGTAATGAATGAATCGAGAATCGTCGGGCGAGGGGCTAGTTTTTCAGAGTTACAATTGCTTGTAGATAGGGACGGGCGATTGGAGATAGTTTTGGATTCAACGTTGGTGTAG
- the fdhD gene encoding formate dehydrogenase accessory sulfurtransferase FdhD, protein MNQNLNTTGIAKSAVARLHADGGTTSLNDDVVVEEPLEIRIGNRPFVVTMRTPGNDEELAAGFMTTEGFTHSKSDFKEIDRCRMASHPENTIRVRMSTGVKLNKIESLRYGAISASCGVCGKTSIESIRNSYPDIQSDCKIERATLLSLPDRLRKSQVVFEKTGGLHSSGLFDKAGNLLCLREDVGRHNALDKVIGFALLNDIWPLENHILMVSGRVSFEIIQKALAARIPIVAAVSAPSSLAISVARECGITLVGFLRNPTMNVYSHPHRISG, encoded by the coding sequence GTGAACCAAAACCTCAATACAACCGGAATCGCAAAAAGTGCGGTTGCTCGCCTTCACGCGGATGGAGGAACCACTTCGCTCAATGACGATGTGGTTGTGGAAGAGCCCTTAGAAATCCGAATCGGCAATCGCCCATTCGTGGTGACAATGCGGACCCCTGGCAACGACGAGGAGCTCGCCGCCGGTTTTATGACAACCGAGGGATTCACTCATTCAAAGTCGGATTTCAAGGAGATCGATCGATGTCGCATGGCGTCACATCCGGAAAACACGATTCGGGTACGAATGAGCACAGGTGTGAAACTCAACAAAATCGAATCTCTCCGTTACGGAGCGATATCAGCCAGTTGTGGCGTTTGTGGAAAAACGTCCATCGAATCCATTAGAAACTCGTATCCAGATATCCAGAGCGACTGTAAAATTGAGCGAGCAACTCTGCTTTCGCTTCCCGATCGATTGCGAAAAAGCCAAGTTGTCTTTGAAAAGACCGGAGGACTCCACTCCTCCGGACTATTCGACAAAGCGGGCAATCTACTTTGTCTTCGAGAAGATGTGGGACGTCACAATGCCCTCGACAAGGTGATCGGCTTTGCACTGCTCAACGACATCTGGCCACTCGAAAACCATATCCTCATGGTTAGCGGTCGTGTTTCTTTCGAAATCATTCAAAAGGCATTGGCGGCCCGAATTCCGATTGTAGCCGCTGTATCCGCGCCTTCATCACTGGCGATTTCAGTAGCTCGCGAATGCGGAATCACTTTAGTTGGTTTCTTACGAAACCCCACCATGAATGTCTATTCACATCCACACCGAATATCTGGATAA
- a CDS encoding VOC family protein: MKVTDIAFTGYPVTNMPRARDFYEKKLGLSPTVYELEKGASWVEYEMRSGTLAITDIDLNWQPQDNGPSIALEVDDFDAMMIHLRDNGFTICADKIDTPVCEIGTIQDSEGNMITIFSKKAVYSEFSNAIVNSA, encoded by the coding sequence ATGAAAGTTACCGACATTGCCTTCACCGGATATCCTGTTACGAATATGCCACGTGCCCGCGACTTTTACGAAAAGAAGCTAGGGCTCAGTCCAACCGTCTATGAGCTGGAAAAGGGTGCCTCATGGGTAGAGTACGAGATGCGATCGGGCACGCTCGCCATCACAGACATTGATCTTAATTGGCAACCCCAAGACAACGGACCTTCCATCGCTTTGGAAGTCGATGATTTCGATGCGATGATGATCCATCTAAGGGATAATGGTTTCACTATCTGTGCCGACAAAATCGATACTCCCGTTTGCGAGATTGGAACCATACAGGACAGCGAAGGTAACATGATCACGATCTTTTCCAAAAAGGCGGTGTATTCGGAATTTTCAAACGCTATCGTGAATTCGGCATAA